In Cicer arietinum cultivar CDC Frontier isolate Library 1 chromosome 7, Cicar.CDCFrontier_v2.0, whole genome shotgun sequence, a single window of DNA contains:
- the LOC101497228 gene encoding uncharacterized protein, translating into MGVTGRSFSVFCFTPSLPSRGRFCTVLAKKKDFQNNNNESQQKPFLLPLRVSNSNLARAAIGVFALGFIDAGYSGDWSRIGVITSQSEELLRLAAFLVVPICVLFIFLLPKEPNY; encoded by the exons ATGGGAGTCACCGGAAGGAGCTTCAGCGTTTTCTGCTTTACTCCTTCTCTTCCATCGAGGGGAAGGTTTTGTACAGTATTGGCTAAAAAGaaagattttcaaaacaacaataaCGAGTCTCAACAGAAACCTTTTTTACTACCATTGAGGGTTTCAAACTCAAATCTTGCACGCGCTGCCATTGGAGTATTTGCCTTAGGGTTCATTGATGCAGG GTACAGTGGAGATTGGTCAAGGATTGGAGTTATAACATCGCAGAGTGAAGAATTGCTAAGGCTTGCAGCTTTTCTAGTGGTTCCTATCTGTGTCCTTTTCATTTTCTTGCTTCCCAAAGAACCTAATTATTGA
- the LOC101497557 gene encoding AP2-like ethylene-responsive transcription factor At1g16060 isoform X1, with the protein MAKISKKQIQKDNASNDNNNLNVSNTVVTKAKRTRKTVPRSTPPQRSSIYRGVTRHRWTGRYEAHLWDKNCWNESQNKKGRQVYLGAYDNEETAAHAYDLAALKYWGQETIINFPLSNYQNELKEMDGQSREEYIGSLRRKSSGFSRGVSKYRGVARHHHNGRWEARIGKVFGNKYLYLGTYATQEEAATAYDMAAIEYRGLNAVTNFDLSRYIKWLKPNNNNDDNHFDVNSKCNSINDQNSNIEELDLSFVDNQASLKNNTIDEATLVQPRPTSATSALELLLQSSKFKEMVEMASVTNLTTTLESDQLSQCAFPDDIQTYFEYEDFNRFEGDHDNMFHDLNSIAPMFNCDDLI; encoded by the exons ATGGCTAAAATATCAAAGAAGCAAATACAGAAAGACAATGCAAgcaatgataacaataatttGAATGTAAGTAACACCGTAGTCACCAAGGCAAAACGGACTAGGAAAACTGTCCCTAGAAGTACTCCACCTCAACGGAGTTCAATATACAGAGGAGTCACTAG GCATCGTTGGACCGGTCGATATGAAGCTCATTTGTGGGACAAGAATTGCTGGAATGAGTCTCAGAACAAGAAAGGAAGACAAG TCTACCTTG GTGCTTATGATAATGAAGAAACGGCAGCACATGCTTATGATCTAGCAGCATTGAAATATTGGGGTCAAGAAACCATTATTAATTTTCCG TTATCAAATTATCAGAATGAACTGAAAGAAATGGATGGTCAATCAAGGGAAGAGTATATTGGATCCTTAAGGAG GAAAAGCAGTGGATTTTCTCGGGGAGTTTCTAAATACAGAGGTGTTGCAAG ACATCATCATAACGGAAGATGGGAGGCTAGGATTGGCAAAGTTTTTGGCAATAAGTATCTTTATCTCGGAACCTATG CTACTCAAGAAGAAGCAGCTACAGCCTATGACATGGCAGCTATTGAATACCGTGGACTTAATGCCGTTACCAATTTCGATCTCAGTCGTTATATTAAGTGGCTTAAGCCCAACAACAATAACGATGATAATCATTTTGACGTTAACTCTAAATGTAATAGTATCAATGACCAAAACTCTAATATTGAAGAATTAGATTTGAGCTTCGTTGACAATCAAGCatcactaaaaaataatactattgaTGAAGCCACGTTGGTTCAACCTCGACCAACTAGTGCCACGTCAGCTCTAGAGCTTTTGCTCCAATCATCTAAGTTTAAGGAAATGGTTGAAATGGCTTCCGTCACTAATTTGACAACAACGTTGGAGTCTGATCAATTGTCACAATGTGCATTTCCTGATGACATTCAAacatattttgaatatgaagaTTTCAATAGATTTGAAGGAGATCATGATAACATGTTCCACGACCTCAACTCCATTGCGCCTATGTTCAACTGTGATGacttaatttga
- the LOC101497557 gene encoding AP2-like ethylene-responsive transcription factor At1g16060 isoform X2, translating to MAKISKKQIQKDNASNDNNNLNVSNTVVTKAKRTRKTVPRSTPPQRSSIYRGVTRHRWTGRYEAHLWDKNCWNESQNKKGRQGAYDNEETAAHAYDLAALKYWGQETIINFPLSNYQNELKEMDGQSREEYIGSLRRKSSGFSRGVSKYRGVARHHHNGRWEARIGKVFGNKYLYLGTYATQEEAATAYDMAAIEYRGLNAVTNFDLSRYIKWLKPNNNNDDNHFDVNSKCNSINDQNSNIEELDLSFVDNQASLKNNTIDEATLVQPRPTSATSALELLLQSSKFKEMVEMASVTNLTTTLESDQLSQCAFPDDIQTYFEYEDFNRFEGDHDNMFHDLNSIAPMFNCDDLI from the exons ATGGCTAAAATATCAAAGAAGCAAATACAGAAAGACAATGCAAgcaatgataacaataatttGAATGTAAGTAACACCGTAGTCACCAAGGCAAAACGGACTAGGAAAACTGTCCCTAGAAGTACTCCACCTCAACGGAGTTCAATATACAGAGGAGTCACTAG GCATCGTTGGACCGGTCGATATGAAGCTCATTTGTGGGACAAGAATTGCTGGAATGAGTCTCAGAACAAGAAAGGAAGACAAG GTGCTTATGATAATGAAGAAACGGCAGCACATGCTTATGATCTAGCAGCATTGAAATATTGGGGTCAAGAAACCATTATTAATTTTCCG TTATCAAATTATCAGAATGAACTGAAAGAAATGGATGGTCAATCAAGGGAAGAGTATATTGGATCCTTAAGGAG GAAAAGCAGTGGATTTTCTCGGGGAGTTTCTAAATACAGAGGTGTTGCAAG ACATCATCATAACGGAAGATGGGAGGCTAGGATTGGCAAAGTTTTTGGCAATAAGTATCTTTATCTCGGAACCTATG CTACTCAAGAAGAAGCAGCTACAGCCTATGACATGGCAGCTATTGAATACCGTGGACTTAATGCCGTTACCAATTTCGATCTCAGTCGTTATATTAAGTGGCTTAAGCCCAACAACAATAACGATGATAATCATTTTGACGTTAACTCTAAATGTAATAGTATCAATGACCAAAACTCTAATATTGAAGAATTAGATTTGAGCTTCGTTGACAATCAAGCatcactaaaaaataatactattgaTGAAGCCACGTTGGTTCAACCTCGACCAACTAGTGCCACGTCAGCTCTAGAGCTTTTGCTCCAATCATCTAAGTTTAAGGAAATGGTTGAAATGGCTTCCGTCACTAATTTGACAACAACGTTGGAGTCTGATCAATTGTCACAATGTGCATTTCCTGATGACATTCAAacatattttgaatatgaagaTTTCAATAGATTTGAAGGAGATCATGATAACATGTTCCACGACCTCAACTCCATTGCGCCTATGTTCAACTGTGATGacttaatttga